Sequence from the Actinocatenispora sera genome:
CGTGGAACCGCAGCGACGAGAAGAAGTCGAAGTTGTGCTGGGTGCCCGGCAGCTCGGCGTAGGCGACCGGCCGGGTGGAGACCCGGCGCAGCTCGGCGGCGAAGGCGCGCGCGTCCTCGACCAGCACCATCGTGTCCAGGGTGCCGTGCACCAGCAGGGCCGGCGGCGCGTCCGGCCGCAGCCACCCGGCCGGCGCCGCGGCGGCCGAGCCCAGGGTGCCGGCCCTCCCGTAGTACCCGTAGAGGCCGATCACGGCCGCGACCGAGGTACCGGCCGAGCCGGAACCGGACGATGGCCGCCCACCGGTGAGCGCGGTCATCATGGCCAGGTGCGCGCCGGCCGAACCGCCGGCCAGGACGACCGTCGACGGATCCGCGCCGTACTCGGCGGCGTGCTCGCGGACCCAGGCGAGGACCCGCTCGACATCGCCGAGCCGGTCGGCGTAGTCGACGTGCCGTAGCCGGTAGTTGGCGCTGACGCAGACCCAGCCGCGGCTCGCCAGCCGATACAGCAGGGGCCGGCCGCCGAGCAGCTTGTCGCCGACCGCGAAGCCGCCGCCGTGCAGGTATACCAGTACCGGGGCGTTCGCCGGGCGCCGCCGGGCGAGGTACACGTCGAGCAGCTGGCCGCGGCCGGGTGCGGCGCCGTACCGGAGGTTGCGGAGCCACCGCACTCCCGGGCGGTAGGAGACGAACGGGACGAGCAGCCTCGGCCACGACATCCGGGTGTGCCGGTGCCGGCTGGGGGCGCCGAACGCGGCGTCCAGCGCGGCGGCGAGCACCGGCCGGGCGGTACGGGTCCGGACCGCGAGCGCCACCATCCCGGCTGCCGGGACCGCGGTCAGGGTGAGACCGAGCCACCAGAGCGGCGCCCCGGCGGTACCGCCGGCGAGGAACGGCAGGGCGGCAGCGGTCAGGACGACCAGCGCGGCGAACGGTTGCTCGTTGAGCAGGTACGTCATCATCGCGACCGTCGACCACGGGGTGGACCGGCGCGGCCGCGGTGGCCGCCACGCGAGCGCGACCAGCAGTACGAACAGCACCATCGTGGTGATGAATCCGGGCGGCATCTGGTCCTCGTTCCGCGGACGTCGGGGGTGCCGCAAGCCTCGCGGGTACGCGGTTGCGGGCGCATCGGCCCGATGGCGGCGCCGGCTCGGACCCCGGTCGGTACCCGCCTCGACTTTGGTCGGTGGTCCCGCGTTCTCCACCCGGCTCTCCACCCGCGCGCCGATCCGTCCCCGCCGCCCGATCCCTACCTTCGGTGGGCGGGGAAAGGGGTAGGCGATGGAGAAGACCGTCCTGGCCATCGGTGTGGTGCTGGTGGTGGTCGCGTTGATGATCGTGCGGCGGGTGTACGGCGAGCCGCTGAAGGCGCGCCGGCTGCTGCTCGCGCCGCTGATCGAACTGGCGATGGGTGGGTACCAGATCGCCACGCACGGCGGGCTGCCGGCGGGCGAGTGGCTGTCGCTGGCGCTGACCGGTGCGGTGTCGCTCGGCCTGGGCGCGGCCCGCGGCGGGACGGTGCAGCTCTTCGAGCGGCGCGGCGTGCTGTGGCAGCGGTACCGCCTGCGCACGTTCCTGGTGTGGCTCGGCGCGTTCGTCGCCCGGTTCGGGATCCGGGCCCTGCTCGCCGCGCTCGGCGTCACGACCGCGGCGGCCAGCCTGTCGTCGCTCGCGTCCGGCGGCAGGCCGCACGTCAGCGCCGCGCTCATCGGTACCCTGCTGATCACCTCGGGGCTCGGCTTCCTCGGCGAGTCGCTGGTGCTCACGCCGCGGGCGCTGGCCACCGGGGTACCGATGCAGGCGTCCGGGCCGGGCGGATCGGCGCTGCTGGGGATACTCGACGGAGTACGAGGCGACGACCGGCCGGTGGGTGGCACTCGCCGGCGGAGGTGAGACGTGCAGCCCATGTGGTGGGGGCGGCCCGAGGACGGCCCGATGACCTGGGACGTCCTCGTACGGCGGGCGATCCGGGTCGCCGTGCTGGTGTTCCTGGCCGCCGGTGTGCTCGTGATCGAGACCCGGCACTGGGCGCCGCACCGGAGCGTACCGGCGGTGATCCTGCTCGGGTTGTCGGTCGTCGGGATGCTGCTGCTGTGGCCGATGCGCCGGGGCGGCGGCCGGTACGTGCCGGTGATCCTGCTGGTGACCGCGGCGCTGACGGTGGCGCTCGGCATCCTCACCCCGGAAACGATCGGCGGACTCTTCCTCTTCCTGCCGGTCTCGGTGGCGGCGATCCGGTGGCGGATCGACGCCTCCGCGGCGGTCGTGGTCGGCATCGTGGTCTGCTACGTCGGCGGTACGTGGCTGGTCTGGCACCAGTGGCCCGGCTGGTGGCTGCTCGGTGGGCTTGCCGGCTCGTACCTGGGCGGGCTGCTCGACCA
This genomic interval carries:
- a CDS encoding alpha/beta hydrolase, which produces MPPGFITTMVLFVLLVALAWRPPRPRRSTPWSTVAMMTYLLNEQPFAALVVLTAAALPFLAGGTAGAPLWWLGLTLTAVPAAGMVALAVRTRTARPVLAAALDAAFGAPSRHRHTRMSWPRLLVPFVSYRPGVRWLRNLRYGAAPGRGQLLDVYLARRRPANAPVLVYLHGGGFAVGDKLLGGRPLLYRLASRGWVCVSANYRLRHVDYADRLGDVERVLAWVREHAAEYGADPSTVVLAGGSAGAHLAMMTALTGGRPSSGSGSAGTSVAAVIGLYGYYGRAGTLGSAAAAPAGWLRPDAPPALLVHGTLDTMVLVEDARAFAAELRRVSTRPVAYAELPGTQHNFDFFSSLRFHAVLDAVEDFLDRALPGRSPAEPA